One window of Arthrobacter oryzae genomic DNA carries:
- a CDS encoding ABC transporter substrate-binding protein, with amino-acid sequence MIRTPRRWSVLAGSVTAAALVLTGCSAGGGESSDAKTITWLVDNTENTLTYAEKLAEDFHAANPDIKVEIETRPQGGDGDNIVKTKLATGDMADVFSYNTGSLFQQINPEQNLVPLTSEPFMDNVSESFKPVVTAGSEAYGVPVGTGSAGAVLYNKKVYQDLGLSVPKTWAEFMENSRKIKDAGVAPIIQTYQTTWTSQLFVLGDFANVAAANPAFAEDYTANKVKYSTDPAAIKGFEHQEEAFKAGLFNEDFASATYAQGLEKLVNGDGAQYPILSFALPEIKVSYPDQLNDLGLFPLPGDDASKNRLTVWLPGGVYLPKSTENVEEAKKFLAFIASKEGCASQTAAVGANGPYLVEDCTLPDDVPAAVKDMLPYFEDESKNSPALEFLSPVKGPALEQITVEVGSGIRSAKDGAALYDEDVKKQAQQLNLPGWN; translated from the coding sequence ATGATCAGGACCCCACGGCGCTGGTCCGTCCTCGCCGGAAGTGTCACGGCGGCAGCACTGGTACTCACCGGATGCTCGGCCGGCGGAGGCGAGAGCAGTGATGCAAAGACCATCACCTGGTTGGTCGACAACACCGAAAACACCCTCACTTATGCGGAAAAACTCGCCGAAGACTTTCATGCGGCGAACCCGGACATCAAAGTAGAGATTGAAACCAGGCCGCAGGGCGGCGACGGCGACAACATCGTCAAGACCAAGCTTGCCACCGGCGACATGGCCGACGTTTTTTCCTACAACACCGGTTCGCTCTTCCAGCAGATCAATCCCGAACAGAACCTCGTACCGCTGACCAGCGAGCCGTTCATGGACAACGTCTCAGAGTCCTTCAAGCCCGTTGTGACGGCGGGTAGCGAAGCCTATGGCGTACCGGTTGGAACCGGTTCGGCCGGAGCTGTCCTCTACAACAAGAAGGTCTACCAGGACCTGGGACTGTCCGTTCCAAAGACCTGGGCTGAGTTCATGGAGAACAGCCGCAAGATCAAGGACGCCGGCGTTGCTCCGATCATCCAGACCTACCAGACCACCTGGACGTCCCAGCTGTTTGTCCTGGGTGATTTCGCCAATGTGGCTGCCGCCAACCCCGCGTTCGCAGAGGACTACACCGCGAACAAGGTCAAGTATTCGACCGACCCCGCGGCCATTAAGGGCTTCGAACACCAGGAGGAGGCCTTCAAGGCGGGGCTCTTCAATGAGGACTTCGCCTCCGCCACCTATGCGCAGGGCTTGGAGAAGCTGGTCAACGGCGATGGTGCCCAGTACCCCATCCTGAGCTTCGCCCTCCCGGAGATCAAGGTGAGCTACCCGGACCAGCTCAACGATCTGGGGCTGTTCCCGCTCCCCGGTGACGACGCTTCGAAAAACCGTCTGACCGTCTGGCTGCCCGGTGGCGTCTACCTGCCCAAGTCCACGGAAAACGTTGAGGAAGCCAAGAAGTTCCTGGCCTTCATTGCGAGCAAGGAAGGCTGCGCGTCCCAGACAGCGGCCGTCGGGGCCAACGGTCCGTATCTGGTGGAGGACTGCACACTCCCCGATGATGTCCCCGCAGCCGTGAAGGACATGCTGCCGTACTTCGAGGACGAATCCAAGAACAGCCCTGCGCTGGAATTCCTCTCTCCGGTCAAGGGTCCCGCCCTTGAACAGATCACCGTCGAGGTCGGCTCGGGAATCCGTTCCGCCAAGGACGGTGCCGCCCTCTACGACGAGGACGTCAAGAAGCAGGCGCAGCAGCTCAACCTGCCCGGCTGGAACTAA
- a CDS encoding carbohydrate ABC transporter permease, with the protein MTTNTTVAVPAKRSLDAAAPKRSKGKSAYPYWFYLPAAVVYSVLFVVPTFASFFFSFTRWNLTEFTWIGMDNFAQFFSEPALLKGLTNTFIYGVVTSSLKVILGMLLAVLLTSQIIARGYLRSVIFFPVLLSSIGVGIVFTVLMDPSRGMINEALAVVGIEGPKWLTDPAWALMSVAFVDVWKGVGLATVIFIAGIVSIPSEYFEAAKMDGASSFKCFWNITVPLARPATATVIILSLIGGLRSFDLIWAMTRGGPGFTSDVIASVIYKQYQAGFYGLSTAGNVVLFLIVTAIIVPLSMFLNRKEVEA; encoded by the coding sequence ATGACAACCAACACCACAGTGGCCGTTCCGGCCAAGCGGTCCCTGGACGCCGCGGCTCCCAAAAGGAGCAAGGGCAAATCGGCCTATCCGTACTGGTTCTACCTGCCTGCCGCCGTCGTTTACTCGGTTCTGTTCGTTGTTCCCACCTTTGCCTCGTTCTTCTTCAGCTTCACCCGCTGGAACCTTACGGAGTTCACCTGGATCGGGATGGACAACTTCGCCCAGTTCTTCTCCGAGCCGGCGCTACTCAAGGGGCTGACCAACACCTTCATCTACGGTGTGGTGACGTCCAGCCTCAAGGTCATCCTCGGAATGCTCCTGGCTGTACTGCTGACATCGCAGATCATCGCCCGCGGCTACCTCCGCTCCGTCATATTCTTCCCGGTGCTCCTGAGCAGCATCGGCGTTGGCATCGTCTTCACCGTGCTGATGGACCCATCCAGGGGAATGATCAACGAGGCCCTGGCCGTCGTCGGCATCGAAGGACCCAAATGGCTCACCGACCCCGCCTGGGCGCTCATGTCAGTGGCGTTCGTGGATGTCTGGAAGGGCGTGGGCCTGGCAACGGTGATCTTCATCGCCGGCATCGTCTCCATACCGTCCGAGTATTTTGAGGCCGCCAAAATGGACGGCGCCAGTTCGTTCAAATGCTTCTGGAACATCACTGTGCCGCTGGCCCGACCGGCCACCGCAACCGTGATCATCCTCTCCCTCATCGGCGGCCTGCGTTCCTTCGACCTGATCTGGGCCATGACCAGGGGCGGCCCCGGGTTCACCTCCGACGTGATCGCCTCCGTGATCTACAAGCAGTACCAGGCAGGCTTCTACGGGCTGTCCACCGCCGGCAACGTGGTCCTGTTCCTGATTGTCACCGCCATCATCGTGCCCCTGTCCATGTTCCTGAACCGCAAGGAGGTGGAAGCATGA
- a CDS encoding carbohydrate ABC transporter permease has product MTAALKRYGLGILAISVTIFIFVIPLLFMALTAMKDRREANRLEFSWPTNFALVENFQEVLSARRFMLVTAFINSTILTVASVAIMVILAAMVAWVLQRRRSRWNPLINFLILSGLIIPPAVVPTIWVLQGLGLFKTLPGLILIEVAFGLSFCIMLFRAFISTIPRELDEAAVIDGCGPVRLFFRVIFPLLRSVIVTVIVVQSVAVFNDFQHPLYFLPGDANATVQLTLFNFQSQFTTAYNLLFMNILLITIPPLVMYLFFNRQIVAGMTAGAVKG; this is encoded by the coding sequence ATGACCGCCGCCCTGAAGCGCTATGGCCTGGGCATACTGGCCATCAGCGTCACTATCTTCATCTTCGTCATCCCGCTGCTCTTTATGGCTTTGACCGCCATGAAGGACCGCCGGGAGGCAAACCGGCTCGAATTCTCCTGGCCCACCAACTTCGCACTGGTAGAGAACTTCCAGGAAGTCCTATCCGCCCGCCGATTCATGTTGGTCACTGCCTTCATCAACAGCACCATCCTCACGGTGGCCAGCGTCGCCATCATGGTGATCCTCGCGGCGATGGTGGCATGGGTCCTGCAGCGCCGACGGAGCCGGTGGAACCCGCTGATCAACTTCCTGATCCTTTCCGGCCTCATCATCCCGCCTGCTGTCGTGCCCACCATCTGGGTCCTGCAAGGACTGGGGCTCTTCAAGACCCTGCCCGGCCTGATCCTGATCGAAGTGGCCTTCGGCCTGTCGTTTTGCATCATGCTCTTCCGGGCATTCATCTCCACGATCCCGCGGGAACTGGACGAGGCCGCGGTCATCGATGGCTGCGGACCGGTGCGGCTGTTCTTCCGGGTGATCTTCCCGCTGCTGCGTTCCGTCATCGTCACCGTGATCGTGGTTCAGTCCGTGGCGGTCTTCAACGACTTCCAGCACCCGCTGTACTTCCTGCCCGGCGATGCGAACGCCACCGTGCAACTGACACTGTTCAATTTCCAGAGCCAGTTCACCACCGCGTACAACCTGCTCTTCATGAACATCCTGCTGATCACCATCCCTCCGCTGGTCATGTACCTGTTCTTCAACCGCCAGATCGTTGCCGGCATGACTGCCGGAGCCGTCAAGGGCTGA
- a CDS encoding glycoside hydrolase family 78 protein has translation MPSTVQAVTFEHLPKALGIGTPVPRISWKTKAEPGWTQQAYEVSVTTSADSWTSERIASGDSVLVPWPGQPLGSAQRAEVRVRVWGAGEEEPSAWSLAAPVETGLLDASDWTATAVSPGWNEDPDADRQPPLLRRSFLLPRPVASARLYVTAHGLYEMEINGARVGDDALSPGWTVYGKRLRYYTYDVTDRLEKGENAIGAWLGDGWFRGRIGFQGGHANIYGEKLALLAQLQVTHDDGSTTVVGTDGDWRAAFGPIMLSSLYKGESYDARQLPQGWSSPGFDDGGWQSVVGVERDPRTLVAPEGPPVRCTGEVRPVRVWESPSGKTLLDFGQNLVGKLRVTVQGEEGAVVTLRHAEVLQDGELYTRPLRGADATDVYTLGGRGTETWEPRFTIHGFRYAEITGWRGGNVAENVVARVYHTDMERTGWFECSNADLNRLHDNVLWSMKGNFVDIPTDCPQRDERLGWTGDIQVFAPTASFLYDCSGMLASWLKDVAAEQLPDGTVPWYVPVIPGGNYWSPIRPGAVWGDVAVLTPWTLYERFNDTKILADQYESAKAWVDLIDRLAGSGHLWNTGFQLGDWLDPTAPPEDPTQAMTDKHLVATAYFAWSARHLAKSAAVLGKTDDELRYLELSRAVEVAFAREYIHGDGRMTSDAQTAYALAIAFGLFPDDDARQRAGRRLAQLVHDGGNRIGTGFAGTPVVSDALTAAGELETAYNLLLEKECPSWLYAVVQGGTTIWERWDSMLPDGSINPGEMTSFNHYALGAVADWMHRVMAGIAPLEPGYRRILFRPQPGGGLTSASARHETPYGMASIAWQRNGAGYTVEIEVPTGATARVELPGQEPRDVGSGTFDYAVAPVS, from the coding sequence ATGCCCAGCACAGTCCAGGCGGTAACTTTCGAGCACCTGCCCAAGGCCCTCGGGATCGGAACCCCTGTTCCCCGGATCTCGTGGAAAACGAAAGCCGAACCCGGCTGGACGCAACAGGCCTACGAGGTCTCCGTCACCACATCCGCCGATTCGTGGACGAGTGAACGGATTGCCTCCGGCGACTCGGTACTCGTCCCCTGGCCGGGCCAGCCCCTCGGGTCGGCCCAGCGCGCCGAAGTGCGTGTCCGGGTGTGGGGCGCAGGCGAGGAGGAGCCAAGCGCATGGAGCCTTGCTGCGCCCGTGGAGACCGGGCTGTTGGACGCCTCCGACTGGACTGCCACTGCGGTTTCCCCCGGCTGGAATGAGGACCCCGACGCCGACCGCCAGCCTCCCCTGTTGCGCCGGAGCTTCCTGCTTCCCCGCCCGGTGGCCTCCGCCCGCCTGTACGTGACGGCGCACGGCCTCTACGAAATGGAGATCAACGGCGCCCGCGTGGGCGACGACGCCCTCTCACCGGGGTGGACGGTCTACGGCAAGCGGCTGCGGTACTACACCTACGACGTCACGGACCGCCTGGAAAAGGGCGAAAATGCGATCGGCGCCTGGCTGGGGGACGGCTGGTTCCGCGGCCGCATCGGATTCCAGGGCGGGCATGCAAACATCTACGGTGAAAAGCTGGCGCTGCTTGCGCAGCTGCAGGTAACCCACGACGACGGCTCCACCACAGTCGTCGGCACCGACGGTGACTGGAGGGCCGCCTTTGGCCCGATCATGCTGTCCAGCCTCTATAAGGGGGAGAGCTACGACGCGCGCCAGCTGCCCCAGGGATGGAGCAGTCCCGGCTTCGACGACGGCGGCTGGCAGTCCGTCGTCGGCGTCGAGCGTGACCCCCGTACTCTCGTGGCGCCCGAAGGGCCGCCCGTCCGCTGTACCGGCGAAGTCCGGCCCGTGCGGGTGTGGGAGTCGCCGTCCGGAAAGACCTTGCTCGATTTCGGGCAGAATCTTGTGGGCAAGCTCCGCGTAACCGTTCAGGGTGAGGAAGGGGCCGTGGTGACCCTGCGGCATGCTGAGGTCCTCCAGGACGGCGAGCTCTACACCCGTCCCCTGCGCGGGGCCGACGCTACGGACGTCTACACCCTGGGCGGGCGGGGAACCGAAACGTGGGAACCCCGGTTCACGATCCACGGCTTCCGCTACGCCGAGATAACCGGCTGGCGCGGCGGGAACGTCGCTGAGAACGTGGTGGCCCGCGTCTACCACACGGACATGGAACGCACGGGCTGGTTTGAGTGCTCGAATGCGGATCTCAACCGGCTGCACGACAACGTGCTGTGGAGCATGAAGGGCAACTTCGTGGACATCCCCACCGACTGCCCGCAACGCGACGAGCGCCTTGGCTGGACGGGGGATATCCAGGTCTTCGCGCCCACTGCGAGCTTCCTCTACGACTGCTCCGGCATGCTGGCCTCCTGGCTGAAGGATGTGGCGGCCGAGCAGCTTCCTGATGGCACGGTGCCCTGGTACGTGCCGGTCATCCCCGGCGGCAACTACTGGAGCCCCATCCGTCCCGGAGCCGTGTGGGGTGACGTGGCCGTGCTCACGCCCTGGACGCTTTACGAACGCTTCAACGACACGAAAATCCTGGCTGACCAATATGAAAGCGCCAAGGCCTGGGTTGACCTGATAGACCGCCTCGCTGGCAGCGGCCACCTGTGGAACACGGGATTCCAGCTGGGTGACTGGCTGGATCCCACCGCACCGCCCGAGGATCCCACCCAGGCGATGACGGACAAGCACCTCGTTGCCACTGCCTATTTCGCCTGGTCCGCCCGGCACCTGGCGAAGTCAGCCGCGGTATTGGGAAAGACCGACGACGAGCTTCGCTACCTGGAACTCAGCCGTGCGGTGGAAGTGGCCTTCGCCCGTGAATATATCCATGGCGATGGCCGCATGACCAGCGACGCCCAGACTGCCTATGCCCTGGCGATCGCGTTCGGGCTGTTCCCCGACGACGACGCCAGGCAAAGGGCCGGGCGGCGCCTCGCCCAGCTGGTGCACGACGGTGGAAACAGGATCGGGACAGGCTTTGCCGGCACTCCCGTGGTCTCGGACGCACTCACCGCGGCAGGGGAGCTGGAAACGGCCTACAATCTCCTTCTCGAGAAGGAGTGCCCCTCCTGGCTGTACGCCGTGGTGCAGGGCGGCACCACCATCTGGGAGCGCTGGGATTCCATGCTTCCGGACGGCTCCATCAACCCTGGCGAGATGACGTCCTTCAACCACTACGCACTGGGTGCGGTGGCGGACTGGATGCACCGCGTGATGGCCGGAATTGCTCCCCTGGAACCCGGGTACCGGCGGATCCTGTTCCGTCCGCAGCCCGGGGGAGGGCTCACGTCAGCCTCCGCCCGGCACGAGACGCCCTACGGGATGGCGTCCATCGCGTGGCAGCGAAACGGCGCGGGCTACACGGTGGAGATCGAGGTGCCCACCGGCGCTACAGCCCGGGTCGAGTTGCCCGGGCAGGAACCCCGGGACGTCGGATCCGGAACGTTCGACTATGCAGTGGCCCCTGTGAGCTAG
- a CDS encoding GntR family transcriptional regulator — protein sequence MAISEAAVQGTSAAAARLRVAMPSVADRVADELRLQLAEGILLPGTRLTESTIAEDLGVSRNTVREAFAELASERLVVRHPNRGVFVASLEPGDIHDVYTVRRTIEVSAIRGGGSPEAVAAVRAAVEEGKIAAAANDDEGLGTANQHFHGAIVALAGSRRLNTIMSQVLAEMRLFFHKATMDANFYSGYLKDNEEICEALEAGELERAAELLLAYLDRSEAKQAEVHGE from the coding sequence ATGGCCATTTCCGAAGCAGCAGTCCAGGGCACGTCCGCCGCCGCCGCGAGGCTGCGTGTTGCCATGCCCTCAGTGGCGGACAGGGTGGCTGATGAGTTGCGCCTGCAGCTGGCCGAGGGAATCCTCCTCCCCGGCACACGGCTGACCGAGTCCACCATCGCCGAGGACCTCGGCGTCTCCCGAAACACGGTGCGCGAGGCCTTTGCCGAGCTGGCCAGCGAACGGCTGGTGGTGCGGCACCCCAACCGGGGGGTTTTTGTGGCGAGCCTGGAGCCCGGCGATATCCACGACGTCTACACCGTCCGCCGGACCATCGAAGTCAGCGCCATCCGCGGCGGGGGCAGCCCGGAGGCAGTGGCAGCCGTGCGCGCGGCGGTGGAGGAAGGCAAGATCGCCGCAGCAGCGAACGACGACGAGGGGCTGGGTACCGCCAACCAGCACTTTCACGGGGCGATCGTCGCATTGGCCGGAAGCCGCCGGCTGAACACGATCATGTCCCAGGTCCTGGCAGAGATGCGGCTGTTCTTCCACAAAGCCACGATGGATGCCAACTTCTACAGCGGCTACCTCAAGGACAACGAGGAGATCTGCGAGGCCCTCGAGGCCGGCGAACTCGAACGGGCCGCAGAGCTGCTGCTGGCCTACCTGGACCGTTCCGAGGCAAAGCAGGCCGAAGTCCACGGGGAGTGA
- a CDS encoding LamB/YcsF family protein codes for MVYMDLNSDVGESFGRWTLGDDTAMFQSVSSANVACGFHAGDPTVIRRTCREAVQAGVMIGAHVGYRDLSGFGRRFVDIDPNELADDIVYQIGALQALAATEGGRVRYVKPHGGLYNAIVSHTAQARAVVDAVKSIDAGLPILGLPGSEVLRLAEAAGLRAVSEAFADRAYNPDGTLVSRSLPGAVLHDPAHVAEHVLRMATDSAIRTVDGSILKINADSICVHGDSPGAVAMAAAVRAALSDAGITIRAFA; via the coding sequence ATGGTGTACATGGACCTGAACAGCGACGTAGGCGAGTCCTTCGGCCGCTGGACCCTGGGCGACGACACGGCAATGTTCCAGTCCGTGTCCAGCGCCAACGTGGCCTGCGGTTTCCACGCCGGGGATCCCACGGTCATCCGCCGCACCTGCCGCGAAGCCGTGCAGGCCGGCGTCATGATCGGCGCCCACGTGGGCTACCGTGACCTCTCCGGCTTCGGCCGCCGCTTTGTGGACATCGACCCCAACGAACTGGCTGACGACATCGTCTACCAGATCGGCGCGCTGCAGGCTCTGGCCGCCACGGAAGGCGGCCGCGTCCGCTACGTCAAGCCGCACGGCGGCCTGTACAACGCGATCGTTTCCCACACCGCCCAGGCACGCGCCGTCGTCGACGCCGTCAAGTCGATCGACGCCGGCCTGCCGATCCTGGGACTGCCCGGCTCGGAAGTGCTGCGGCTGGCCGAGGCCGCCGGACTCCGCGCCGTCTCCGAAGCCTTCGCCGACCGTGCCTACAATCCCGACGGCACGCTCGTCTCCCGCTCGCTCCCCGGAGCCGTCCTGCATGACCCGGCCCACGTGGCCGAACACGTGCTGCGCATGGCCACCGACTCAGCCATCCGCACCGTGGACGGCTCCATCCTGAAAATCAACGCAGACAGCATCTGTGTCCACGGCGATTCCCCCGGAGCCGTAGCCATGGCTGCCGCAGTCAGGGCTGCGCTTTCCGACGCCGGAATCACCATCAGGGCTTTCGCCTAA
- a CDS encoding MFS transporter, whose amino-acid sequence MTTHHTAARSGRKIPPGAVKAYIASLTGTSLEYYDFAIYSVASALVFPKIFFPGNDEFVGLLLSFSAFAVGYLARPIGGVIFGRLGDKIGRKHVLVVTLMLIGVATVLIGLLPDYSVIGVAAPTILVLLRLAQGIGVGGEWGGAVLLSSEFGDANKRGFWSSAAQIGPPAGNLMANGVLALLAATLSTEAFLSWGWRVAFLASALLVVFGLVIRLKLEETPVFKAIAAHGEQPKAPITEVFRKEPRALIAAALSRVCPDILYALFTVFVAVYATKELGMTTGNVLTAILIGSAFQLFLIPLAGALTDRFNRRVVYGIAAVGTALYIPLFFLMIEGKSVLMLTIGVVIGLAFHAFMYGPQAAYITEQFPARLRYAGSSLAYTLAGVIGGAVAPLIFTALYAASGDWYLIAAYLLVASAVTVVGLALGRNPQTAEEERLLADAASLA is encoded by the coding sequence ATGACCACACACCACACGGCCGCCCGCTCCGGCCGAAAGATCCCGCCCGGAGCCGTGAAGGCCTACATCGCCAGCCTCACCGGCACCTCGCTGGAGTATTACGACTTCGCCATCTACTCGGTGGCCTCCGCCCTGGTCTTCCCCAAGATCTTCTTCCCGGGCAATGACGAGTTCGTGGGACTCCTGCTCTCCTTCTCCGCTTTCGCCGTGGGCTACCTGGCACGCCCCATCGGCGGCGTGATCTTCGGCCGCCTGGGTGACAAGATCGGCCGCAAGCACGTCCTGGTGGTCACCCTGATGCTGATCGGCGTCGCCACGGTGCTGATCGGCCTGCTGCCCGACTACTCCGTGATCGGAGTGGCAGCCCCCACCATCCTGGTGCTCCTGCGCCTTGCCCAGGGCATCGGCGTCGGCGGCGAATGGGGCGGTGCCGTCCTGCTCTCCAGTGAATTCGGTGACGCCAACAAGCGCGGCTTTTGGTCCTCCGCCGCCCAGATCGGCCCGCCCGCCGGCAACCTGATGGCCAACGGCGTCCTGGCACTCCTTGCCGCAACCCTCAGCACCGAAGCATTCCTCTCCTGGGGCTGGCGCGTAGCCTTCCTTGCCTCCGCACTGCTGGTGGTCTTCGGCCTGGTCATCCGCCTCAAGCTTGAGGAAACCCCGGTGTTCAAGGCCATCGCGGCCCACGGCGAACAGCCCAAGGCCCCCATCACCGAGGTGTTCCGCAAGGAACCCCGCGCCCTCATCGCCGCCGCCCTCTCCCGCGTCTGCCCCGACATCCTCTACGCACTGTTCACCGTCTTCGTGGCCGTCTACGCCACCAAGGAGCTCGGCATGACCACGGGCAATGTCCTCACGGCCATCCTGATCGGCTCGGCGTTCCAGCTGTTCCTGATCCCGCTGGCCGGCGCCCTGACGGACCGCTTCAACCGCCGCGTGGTCTATGGCATCGCCGCGGTTGGCACCGCCCTCTACATCCCGCTCTTCTTCCTCATGATCGAGGGCAAATCCGTGCTGATGCTGACCATTGGCGTGGTGATCGGCCTGGCGTTCCACGCCTTCATGTACGGCCCGCAGGCCGCCTACATCACCGAGCAGTTCCCGGCCCGCCTGCGCTACGCCGGCAGCTCGCTGGCCTACACCCTGGCCGGCGTGATCGGCGGCGCCGTGGCACCGCTGATCTTCACCGCCCTCTACGCGGCGTCCGGTGACTGGTACCTGATCGCGGCCTACCTGCTGGTGGCCTCCGCAGTCACGGTGGTGGGCCTGGCCCTCGGCCGGAACCCCCAGACTGCTGAAGAAGAGCGCCTCCTGGCGGACGCCGCCTCCCTCGCCTAA
- a CDS encoding 5-oxoprolinase/urea amidolyase family protein encodes MEAVAMETLSVHKVLSVRPVGTRAVLAELTGTQDVLALQTLLLESPLPGQTNVLAAAETVMIRADSPAAARRIAALLLELDLTAPVKQAGGLVVIDAVYDGEDLAEVGRLTGLGIDGVIEAHSRQVWTVAFAGFAPGFGYMVGENQVLEVPRRSSPRTAVPAGSVALAGNYSAVYPRRSPGGWQLIGRTGARMWDLNRAEPALASPGHRVQFRAVRDVVTMAPEHDASGTVPGTGHLAGIPDGEAASGLRIVSPGLQSLIQDLGRHGHSALGVSAAGALDRASLRRANRLVGNSPAAAAIETVAGGLRVQAAGDQVLAVAGAPSALTIDSPSDAGSGADSEADSDGTGRRRTVPMATPFALLDGEILTVGAPEAGFRSYLAVRGGVDAPAVLGSRSTDTMSGIGPAPLAPGQLLAAGDVTESGVVGSPELQPDFPGTGVTVLDIVPGPRADWFDEAALESLCGQDWVVKPQSNRVGMRLDGTPLQRSRQGELPSEGTVAGAIQVPPEGLPVLFLADHPITGGYPVIGVVVDHQLDLAAQVPIGCSIRFRRVAGQASAGPNSAEQNAPVQTSPEKVSN; translated from the coding sequence ATGGAAGCGGTAGCAATGGAAACCCTGAGCGTGCACAAGGTCCTCTCGGTGCGGCCCGTGGGAACGCGGGCGGTGCTCGCGGAGCTCACCGGAACGCAGGACGTCCTCGCCCTGCAGACCCTGCTCCTGGAATCGCCGCTGCCTGGCCAGACGAACGTGCTGGCGGCCGCAGAGACCGTGATGATCCGCGCGGACTCGCCGGCGGCCGCCCGCCGCATTGCCGCGCTCCTGCTGGAACTGGACCTCACGGCTCCGGTCAAACAGGCCGGCGGCCTGGTGGTCATCGATGCCGTGTACGACGGCGAGGACCTCGCCGAAGTGGGGCGGCTCACCGGCCTGGGAATTGACGGCGTCATCGAAGCCCATTCCCGCCAGGTCTGGACGGTGGCCTTTGCTGGTTTCGCACCGGGGTTCGGCTACATGGTGGGGGAGAACCAGGTGCTGGAAGTTCCGCGCCGCAGCTCGCCCCGCACCGCCGTTCCCGCGGGATCGGTGGCGCTTGCAGGCAACTATTCAGCGGTGTACCCGCGCAGGTCCCCGGGCGGCTGGCAGCTGATCGGCCGCACCGGGGCCCGCATGTGGGACCTCAACCGGGCCGAACCCGCGCTCGCCAGCCCCGGCCATCGCGTCCAGTTCCGCGCGGTCCGCGATGTTGTGACCATGGCACCGGAGCACGACGCGTCCGGAACGGTGCCCGGCACCGGGCACCTCGCCGGGATTCCGGACGGGGAAGCTGCCTCCGGGCTGCGGATCGTTTCGCCAGGGCTGCAGAGCCTCATCCAGGACCTCGGCCGGCACGGCCACTCCGCACTGGGCGTCTCTGCCGCCGGTGCGCTGGACCGGGCCTCGCTGCGGCGCGCCAACCGGCTGGTGGGCAACAGCCCGGCTGCCGCGGCTATCGAAACGGTGGCCGGCGGGCTCCGGGTCCAGGCCGCCGGCGACCAGGTCCTGGCCGTTGCCGGGGCGCCGTCGGCACTGACTATTGACTCGCCGTCGGACGCTGGATCCGGCGCTGACTCCGAGGCTGACAGCGACGGGACCGGGCGCCGGCGCACCGTTCCCATGGCCACCCCGTTTGCCCTGCTCGACGGCGAAATCCTGACGGTTGGTGCGCCGGAGGCCGGCTTCCGCAGCTATCTTGCCGTCCGCGGCGGAGTGGACGCCCCGGCGGTGCTGGGCAGCCGTTCCACGGACACCATGTCCGGCATCGGCCCCGCGCCGCTGGCCCCAGGACAGCTGCTGGCAGCCGGCGACGTCACCGAGTCCGGCGTCGTCGGCAGTCCGGAACTGCAGCCGGACTTCCCCGGTACCGGGGTCACGGTGCTGGACATCGTGCCCGGCCCGCGGGCCGACTGGTTCGACGAGGCCGCCCTTGAGTCCCTGTGCGGACAGGACTGGGTGGTCAAGCCTCAGTCAAACCGCGTGGGCATGCGGCTGGACGGCACGCCGCTCCAGCGCAGCCGCCAGGGCGAACTGCCCAGTGAAGGCACCGTGGCGGGCGCCATCCAGGTCCCGCCGGAAGGACTTCCCGTGCTCTTCCTGGCGGACCATCCCATCACTGGCGGCTACCCGGTGATCGGCGTGGTGGTGGACCACCAGCTGGACCTTGCCGCCCAGGTGCCGATCGGCTGCAGCATCCGCTTCCGCCGTGTTGCCGGGCAAGCGTCGGCCGGCCCGAATTCCGCTGAACAAAATGCCCCTGTACAGACTTCCCCAGAAAAAGTGAGTAACTGA